From the Paludisphaera mucosa genome, one window contains:
- a CDS encoding 4-amino-4-deoxy-L-arabinose transferase, whose translation MLDLGFALLLTLLATGLGAWILRRFDLAPAHPVDRFGLAFPLGAGLVALAALLLGQFHALNAVGLAVMLAVVAEIGLLTGIRLVAELAGVPGRGGEAAATGVDRLMRVFLVATIAATAISSLAPVMDGDALCYHLQVPKVFLMQGSAVFDPDLHETIYPLTTEMLYLVALAFRGPIACRCLQWMLGLAMAANVTALARPTLGNRAWWAGAGALLVPAVTNGMAAPLNDVALAAFGTAALAAWMRLYDEPSRKAALLGGVLAGLAAGVKYPALVLAAMLAAGVLLRPLYARKGALKAGWADALEASALFVPALIAAGGAWYLRAYVHTGNPVFPFFRPWFGSGLDEVLDPIKRPLPVTAWNMLTSLAPLTLEPHRFDSFAHQFGPVFLLFLPALLLERAPRRVLGLVMFGYVFLMLCMTQRQSMRFLLIAVGPLSIGVAWLASTWRDRPTIPARALTIALVGVLGLETCVAMTRAGRAAGSVLGAETSMQFLARCEPTFRVGRWIGEHLPPDARVIGQDHRGFYIPRDYTMELAHRRRTDLGEHGETDREVVETLRREGYTHVMLCPPQGAADVEFDATLGELLAPWLASHRPLYNEELAEPDGLVRRYSIYELGGETTGAAGAKGLTR comes from the coding sequence ATGCTGGACCTCGGCTTCGCCCTGCTGCTGACGCTCCTCGCGACCGGTCTCGGAGCGTGGATCCTCCGGCGATTCGACCTCGCCCCCGCGCACCCGGTCGACCGGTTCGGGCTCGCCTTCCCGCTGGGGGCGGGGCTCGTCGCGCTGGCCGCCCTGCTCCTCGGGCAGTTCCACGCGCTCAACGCGGTGGGGCTCGCGGTGATGCTCGCGGTCGTCGCGGAGATCGGCTTGCTGACCGGGATCCGCCTGGTCGCGGAGCTGGCGGGCGTACCCGGCCGGGGCGGCGAGGCGGCCGCGACGGGCGTCGACCGATTGATGCGGGTTTTCCTGGTCGCCACGATCGCGGCGACGGCGATCTCGTCGCTCGCGCCGGTGATGGACGGCGACGCCCTGTGCTACCATCTGCAGGTGCCGAAAGTCTTCCTGATGCAGGGCTCGGCCGTCTTCGACCCCGACCTGCACGAGACGATCTACCCGTTGACGACCGAGATGCTCTACCTGGTCGCCCTGGCGTTCCGGGGGCCGATCGCCTGCCGATGCCTGCAGTGGATGCTCGGCCTGGCGATGGCCGCGAACGTGACGGCCCTCGCGCGGCCGACGCTGGGCAACCGCGCGTGGTGGGCCGGCGCGGGGGCCCTGCTCGTCCCGGCGGTCACCAACGGCATGGCCGCGCCGCTGAACGACGTCGCGCTGGCGGCGTTCGGCACGGCCGCGCTCGCGGCCTGGATGCGGCTGTACGACGAGCCGAGCCGAAAGGCCGCGTTGCTGGGCGGCGTCCTCGCCGGTCTGGCGGCGGGGGTGAAATATCCCGCGCTGGTGCTCGCCGCGATGCTCGCGGCCGGGGTCCTGCTCAGGCCGCTGTACGCCCGCAAGGGTGCCCTGAAGGCCGGCTGGGCCGACGCGCTGGAGGCCTCAGCCCTGTTCGTCCCGGCCCTGATCGCGGCGGGCGGCGCGTGGTACCTGCGGGCCTACGTCCACACGGGCAACCCGGTGTTCCCGTTCTTCCGGCCCTGGTTCGGCTCGGGGCTCGACGAGGTCCTCGACCCGATCAAGCGGCCCTTGCCGGTGACGGCGTGGAACATGCTGACGTCGCTCGCGCCGCTGACGCTGGAGCCGCACCGGTTCGACAGCTTCGCGCACCAGTTCGGGCCGGTCTTCCTGCTCTTCCTGCCGGCCCTGCTGTTGGAGCGGGCGCCGCGGCGGGTGCTGGGTCTGGTGATGTTCGGCTACGTCTTCTTGATGCTCTGCATGACCCAGCGCCAGAGCATGCGGTTCCTGCTGATCGCGGTCGGCCCGCTGTCGATCGGGGTCGCCTGGCTGGCCTCGACCTGGCGCGACCGGCCGACGATCCCGGCGCGGGCGTTGACGATCGCCCTGGTCGGCGTGCTCGGCCTGGAGACCTGCGTGGCGATGACCCGGGCGGGCCGCGCGGCGGGCTCGGTGCTGGGGGCCGAGACGTCGATGCAGTTCCTCGCCCGCTGCGAGCCGACCTTCCGCGTGGGCCGCTGGATCGGCGAGCACCTGCCGCCCGACGCCCGCGTGATCGGCCAGGACCACCGCGGCTTCTACATCCCCCGCGATTACACGATGGAGCTGGCCCACCGCCGTCGCACCGACCTGGGCGAGCACGGCGAGACCGACCGCGAGGTCGTCGAAACGCTCCGTCGCGAGGGCTACACGCACGTCATGCTCTGCCCGCCCCAGGGCGCGGCCGACGTCGAATTCGACGCCACGCTCGGCGAGCTGCTGGCCCCCTGGCTGGCGTCGCACCGGCCGCTCTACAACGAGGAACTGGCCGAGCCCGACGGCCTCGTCCGCCGTTACTCGATCTACGAGCTGGGCGGCGAGACCACCGGCGCGGCCGGGGCCAAGGGCCTCACGCGATGA
- a CDS encoding CDP-alcohol phosphatidyltransferase family protein, which translates to MSADRPTLAQLRAVVQKGRHREIGNWLARRVARPSAVYGTWAAVRWGASAHQVTSAALLAGLAGAAAVATGDRRGFAVGVGFLWLAFWLDHVDGQVARWRGSASLDGVYFDYLMHHVQNMAVGFALGFGLAVRTGEVAWAAAGFAIAVGWALLGLHNDCRYKAFVQRLKSTARSYRVDGGSGGRPAPPPGWPRRGLGVLTYPAYKACEPHVVLLGLTGVAGLAAVAPAAWDASWRGGVATMAVLAPFLAAARVHRAIVRGATEAEFRAWFRPLDAGADVASGHRPLDAAVADDVSTGAVHRAVEAA; encoded by the coding sequence ATGAGCGCCGACCGCCCCACGCTCGCCCAACTGCGGGCGGTCGTGCAGAAGGGGCGGCATCGCGAGATCGGCAACTGGCTCGCCCGCCGCGTCGCGCGGCCGTCGGCCGTGTACGGCACCTGGGCGGCCGTGCGATGGGGGGCGTCGGCCCATCAGGTGACGTCGGCGGCCCTGCTCGCCGGCCTGGCCGGCGCGGCGGCCGTCGCCACGGGCGATCGCCGGGGCTTCGCCGTCGGGGTCGGATTCCTCTGGCTGGCGTTCTGGCTCGACCACGTCGACGGCCAGGTCGCCCGCTGGCGGGGCTCCGCGAGCCTCGACGGGGTGTATTTCGATTACCTGATGCACCACGTCCAGAACATGGCGGTCGGCTTCGCCCTGGGCTTCGGCCTGGCCGTGCGCACCGGCGAGGTCGCCTGGGCGGCGGCCGGCTTCGCGATCGCGGTCGGCTGGGCCCTGCTGGGCCTGCACAACGACTGTCGCTACAAGGCGTTCGTCCAGCGGCTCAAGAGCACCGCGAGAAGCTATCGCGTCGACGGCGGTTCGGGAGGCCGTCCGGCTCCTCCGCCGGGCTGGCCGCGACGGGGGCTGGGCGTGCTGACTTACCCGGCGTACAAGGCGTGCGAGCCGCACGTCGTCCTGCTCGGGCTGACGGGCGTGGCCGGCCTGGCGGCGGTCGCACCGGCGGCGTGGGACGCGTCCTGGCGCGGGGGCGTCGCGACGATGGCGGTCCTCGCCCCGTTCCTGGCCGCGGCGAGGGTGCATCGCGCCATCGTCCGGGGGGCGACGGAGGCCGAGTTCCGCGCGTGGTTCCGGCCCCTGGATGCGGGCGCGGACGTGGCTTCCGGTCATCGCCCCCTGGACGCGGCCGTCGCCGACGATGTATCAACGGGTGCGGTTCATCGTGCGGTCGAGGCGGCGTGA
- a CDS encoding class I SAM-dependent methyltransferase: MPMDTTITAEPPLPLRAWRALRTRGAGYAWHKALRRTSGRWPSWKRRLIYADPRRYWTLRGGADYFREQEGQVARTLRAEWIAGRLAAYRPTSVLEVGCGYGKLLFALRERIEAPLAGLDFSPTQLGCARGFLDGVDGVDLFLGRGDRLPFADGSFDMVVTSAVILHNPPEVADRIRREVVRVARRFAAHNEEMNLSYNRYGYDTAAWYRAEGRRIAEVGPIPVDADAQTSQFCVVRLDG, translated from the coding sequence ATGCCCATGGATACGACGATCACCGCCGAGCCCCCCCTGCCGCTCCGCGCCTGGCGGGCCTTGCGGACGAGGGGGGCGGGCTACGCCTGGCACAAGGCCCTGCGGCGCACGAGCGGCCGCTGGCCCTCGTGGAAGCGCCGTCTGATCTACGCCGACCCCCGCCGCTACTGGACCCTCCGCGGCGGGGCCGACTACTTCCGCGAGCAGGAAGGGCAGGTCGCCCGGACGCTCCGCGCCGAGTGGATCGCCGGCCGGCTGGCGGCCTATCGCCCGACGTCCGTCCTGGAAGTCGGCTGCGGCTACGGCAAGCTGCTCTTCGCGCTCCGCGAGCGGATCGAGGCGCCCCTGGCGGGCCTGGACTTCAGCCCCACGCAGCTCGGCTGCGCCCGCGGGTTCCTGGACGGCGTCGACGGCGTCGACCTGTTCCTGGGCCGGGGCGACCGGCTGCCGTTCGCCGACGGTTCGTTCGACATGGTGGTGACCTCGGCGGTGATCCTGCACAACCCGCCCGAGGTCGCCGACCGCATCCGCCGCGAGGTCGTCCGCGTCGCGCGCCGGTTCGCCGCGCACAACGAGGAGATGAACCTCAGCTACAACCGCTACGGCTACGACACGGCCGCGTGGTACCGCGCCGAGGGGCGTCGCATCGCCGAGGTCGGCCCGATCCCGGTGGACGCCGACGCCCAGACCTCGCAGTTCTGCGTGGTGCGCCTCGACGGTTGA
- a CDS encoding DUF2617 family protein, which produces MADRAFQVFQRALHPEWFSIRAHERFALGPWEADVRIVEGGHAVVFGSQQVGLTEVLGGPETCLPPEGLLLNSPVRRERTTVLRPGGLMLYQACLEVERVDLAVFRHLCDEMTIASRHGCLVHSFPAVNRMAPRPVSHIRVDRLARGLSIQTFHSFPDDLAILRSQSLFELTDPG; this is translated from the coding sequence GTGGCCGACAGGGCGTTCCAGGTCTTCCAGCGCGCCCTGCACCCGGAATGGTTCTCGATCCGGGCGCACGAGCGGTTCGCCCTGGGGCCGTGGGAGGCCGACGTCCGGATCGTCGAGGGGGGCCACGCCGTCGTCTTCGGCTCGCAGCAGGTCGGCCTGACCGAGGTCCTCGGCGGCCCCGAGACCTGCCTCCCCCCCGAGGGGCTGCTGCTCAACTCCCCCGTCCGCCGCGAGCGCACGACGGTCCTCCGCCCGGGAGGCCTCATGCTCTATCAGGCCTGCCTCGAAGTCGAGCGGGTCGACCTGGCCGTCTTCCGGCACCTGTGCGACGAGATGACGATCGCCTCCCGCCACGGCTGCCTCGTCCACTCCTTCCCCGCCGTCAACCGCATGGCCCCCCGGCCCGTCAGCCACATCCGGGTCGACCGCCTCGCCCGCGGCCTGTCGATCCAGACCTTCCACTCCTTCCCCGACGACCTGGCCATCCTGAGGTCCCAGTCGCTCTTCGAACTGACCGATCCCGGCTGA
- a CDS encoding ADP-ribosylglycohydrolase family protein has translation MPHTSRTDRVRGCLLGLAVGDALGAPLEGLTAQQIKTHYGRVKNYVDGVQAWKRKPYRWRMRGLYSDDTQQSLALCDVLLERGGVDQARLAEIYVAMAEAQGPFLGVHRGIGRSFRQVLIDLRRGISPRWSGQTKAGIGAAMRIAPVGLFCDEADSIFAAVMEASLTTHRDVRSLSGALTVAHAVRRLVAAEPRDPSLLLWLASDVARDEGRIAAEGYGEVVLSLENHARSMSKALAHAETLLETRRERALPALAEEANRHGAEPDCKRPTMGFPPACIPTCLYILLTTDSFEEAILEVVNLGGDADTTGAILGAMAGAHYGVDEIPHRWLEGLQNREGIENRALALARGSAAGLVIPDLIATEQDLNAQESAHLARHAALARQGGDLGANQVI, from the coding sequence ATGCCGCACACGTCCCGAACCGATCGAGTCCGCGGGTGCCTCCTGGGCCTGGCCGTCGGCGACGCCCTGGGGGCGCCGCTGGAAGGCCTCACGGCCCAGCAGATCAAGACGCACTACGGCCGGGTGAAGAACTACGTCGACGGCGTCCAGGCCTGGAAGCGCAAGCCCTACCGCTGGCGGATGCGCGGCCTGTATTCGGACGACACCCAGCAGTCGCTGGCGCTCTGCGACGTCCTGCTGGAACGCGGGGGCGTCGACCAGGCCCGACTGGCCGAGATCTACGTCGCCATGGCCGAGGCCCAGGGGCCGTTCCTGGGGGTCCACCGCGGCATCGGCCGCAGCTTCCGCCAGGTGCTGATCGACCTGCGGCGGGGGATCTCGCCGCGCTGGAGCGGCCAGACCAAGGCCGGGATCGGCGCCGCCATGCGGATCGCCCCCGTCGGCCTCTTCTGCGACGAGGCCGACTCCATCTTCGCGGCCGTCATGGAAGCCAGCCTGACCACCCATCGCGACGTCCGCAGCCTCAGCGGCGCGCTGACCGTGGCGCACGCCGTCCGCCGCCTCGTCGCAGCCGAGCCCCGCGACCCGAGCCTGCTGCTCTGGCTGGCGTCCGACGTCGCCCGCGACGAGGGCCGCATCGCCGCCGAAGGCTACGGCGAGGTCGTCCTCTCGCTCGAGAACCACGCCCGATCGATGTCGAAGGCCCTGGCGCACGCCGAGACCCTCCTGGAGACGCGCCGCGAGCGGGCCCTGCCGGCCCTCGCCGAGGAGGCGAACCGCCACGGCGCCGAGCCCGACTGCAAACGCCCCACCATGGGATTCCCCCCCGCCTGCATCCCGACCTGCCTGTACATCCTGCTCACGACCGACTCGTTCGAGGAGGCGATCCTCGAGGTCGTCAACCTCGGCGGCGACGCCGACACCACGGGCGCGATCCTCGGCGCCATGGCCGGCGCCCACTACGGGGTCGACGAGATCCCCCACCGCTGGCTCGAAGGGCTCCAGAACCGCGAGGGGATCGAGAACCGGGCCCTCGCCCTCGCCCGCGGCTCGGCGGCCGGGCTGGTCATCCCCGACCTGATCGCCACCGAGCAGGACCTGAACGCCCAGGAATCCGCCCACCTGGCGCGTCACGCCGCCCTCGCCCGCCAGGGGGGCGACCTCGGGGCCAACCAGGTCATCTGA